From Astatotilapia calliptera chromosome 19, fAstCal1.2, whole genome shotgun sequence, a single genomic window includes:
- the chmp3 gene encoding charged multivesicular body protein 3, whose product MGLFGKSQEKPAADLVKEWNHKIRKEMRVVDRQIRDIQREEEKVKRSIKDAAKKGQKDVCVVLAKEVIQSKRAVTKLHASKAQMNSVVLSMKNQLAVARVAGAMQKSTDVMKAMHNLVKIPEIQATMRELSKEMTKAGIIEEMMEDTFESMEDGEEMEEAAEEEVDRILFDITAGALGKAPNKVTDALPEMEPAGATAASDEESEEDIEEMQSRLAALRS is encoded by the exons ATGGGACTGTTCGGGAAATCACAGGAGAAGCCAGCAGCTGATTTG GTTAAGGAGTGGAATCATAAAATCAGGAAGGAAATGAGAGTGGTGGACAGACAAATTCGAG ATAttcaaagagaagaagaaaaagttaaaCGATCCATCAAAGACGCTGCCAAAAAGGGACAGAAAGATGTGTGCGTGGTGCTTGCGAAGGAGGTGATTCAGTCCAAACGAGCTGTCACAAAACTTCACGCTTCCAAAGCACAGATGAACTCTGTAGTTCTCAGCATGAAGAATCAGCTTG CTGTGGCGCGTGTTGCTGGAGCAATGCAGAAGAGCACAGACGTCATGAAAGCCATGCACAATCTAGTCAAAATCCCAGAGATCCAGGCCACCATGAGGGAGCTGTCGAAGGAGATGACGAAG GCTGGTATCATTGAGGAAATGATGGAAGATACTTTTGAGAGCATGGAAGACggagaggagatggaggaagCAGCGGAGGAGGAAGTCGACAGGATCCTCTTTGATATCACAGCag GTGCCCTTGGCAAAGCACCGAACAAAGTCACAGATGCCCTGCCTGAAATGGAGCCCGCTGGAGCCACTGCGGCTTCAGATGAAGAGTCAGAGGAGGACATTGAAGAGATGCAGTCAAGATTGGCAGCCCTGAGGAGCTAA
- the hspa4l gene encoding heat shock 70 kDa protein 4L translates to MSVVGIDVGFQNCYIAVARSGGIETIANEYSDRCTPACVSLASKNRMIGNAAKSQIITNFKNTVHGFKKFHGRAFDDPFIQAERPKLPYSLHKLANGTTGIKVRYLDEDKVFTVEQITGMLLTKLKETSESALKKPVVDCVISVPSFFTDAERRSVFDATQIAGLNCLRLINDTTAVALAYGIYKQDLPTPEERPRNVVFVDMGHSSFQVSITAFHKGKLKVLATAFDPYLGGRNFDEALVDYFCEEFKGKYKLNVRDNPRAVLRLYQECEKLKKLMSANSSDLPLNIECFMNDIDVSSRMNRLHFEEMCAQYLMRVEIPLKSALEQSKLSRDDICAVEIVGGATRIPAIKERIAKFFCKDISTTLNADEAVARGCALQCAILSPAFKVREFSITDVVPFPITMRWKSPTEDGLGECEVFSKNHAAPFSKVITFHKREPFDLEAFYSNPQELPYSDHRIGFFSVQNVVPQPDGDSSKVKVKVRVNIHGIFSVSGASLIEKQKGEGEDMQTDTEPVVQNESRAEEQIKMQVDQEGQTQGEPQNEDASSSSKEGAAGEKQDPAAGGSKPKVKVKSIDLPIVINNIRQLDSDVLSNFVEYERQMIIQDKLVKELNDAKNAVEEYVYDLRDKLCGIYEKYITEGDSNRLTLMLEDTEKWLYEDGEDQPKQVYEEKLDALMRLGQPIQDRHREHEDRPRAFEELGKKLQLYMKFVDSYKQKDERFLHLSAEEMSTVEKCVTESMGWMNSKMNAQSKLALTQDPVVKVADMIAKIQELEDICNPVINRPKPTVEEAPEVNDQTSGAHNGPTAKQGGAEGKREAKGSQQTKPGTKEMEVD, encoded by the exons ATGTCAGTGGTAGGCATTGATGTGGGTTTCCAAAATTGTTACATCGCTGTGGCCAGGAGCGGTGGCATTGAAACCATTGCCAATGAATACAGTGACAGATGCACGCC GGCCTGTGTGTCTTTGGCCTCCAAAAATCGCATGATTGGAAATGCAGCCAAAAGTCAA ATTATAACAAACTTCAAAAATACAGTCCATGGCTTCAAAAAGTTCCACGGCAGAGCATTCGATGACCCATTTATCCAAGCAGAAAGACCTAAACTGCCTTACAGCTTGCATAAGCTGGCCAATGGAACCACTGGAATTAAG GTGCGTTACTTGGACGAGGATAAAGTGTTCACAGTTGAGCAGATCACGGGGATGCTGCTCACCAAGCTGAAGGAGACGTCAGAGAGCGCCCTGAAGAAGCCGGTGGTGGATTGTGTCATCTCT GTCCCAAGTTTTTTCACAGATGCTGAAAGGCGGTCGGTGTTCGATGCAACTCAGATTGCAGGGCTGAATTGCTTGCGGCTAATTAATGACACCACTGCAG TGGCTTTGGCTTATGGGATCTACAAGCAAGACCTTCCTACACCAGAAGAGAGGCCGAGAAACGTGGTATTTGTGGACATGGGGCATTCGTCATTCCAGGTGTCTATCACTGCCTTCCACAAAGGCAAACTCAAG GTTCTTGCCACAGCATTTgatccataccttggagggcgtAATTTTGATGAGGCATTGGTAGATTACTTCTGCGAGGAGTTTAAGGGCAAGTACAAGCTCAACGTGAGGGACAACCCGAGGGCTGTGCTGCGGCTATACCAGGAGTGCGAGAAACTGAAGAAGCTCATGAGTGCCAACTCCTCCGACCTGCCTCTAAACATAGAGTGCTTCATGAATGACATTGATGTTTCCAGCAGGATGAACAG GTTACACTTTGAAGAGATGTGTGCTCAGTATCTCATGAGAGTTGAGATTCCATTGAAATCGGCCCTTGAACAATCAA AGTTGAGTCGGGATGATATCTGTGCAGTGGAGATAGTTGGAGGAGCCACAAGGATCCCGGCTATCAAAGAGAGGATCGCCAAGTTCTTCTGCAAAGACATCAGCACCACACTCAATGCAGACGAAGCTGTAGCAAGAGGCTGTGCACTGCAG TGCGCAATTTTGTCACCAGCATTTAAGGTTCGGGAATTCTCTATCACTGATGTGGTTCCTTTCCCGATTACTATGCGCTGGAAATCACCCACAGAGGATGGATTGGG AGAGTGCGAGGTGTTCAGTAAGAATCATGCTGCTCCTTTTTCCAAAGTGATTACCTTCCACAAGAGGGAACCCTTCGACCTTGAAGCCTTTTACAGCAACCCTCAAGAACTGCCCTACTCCGACCACAGGATAG GCTTTTTTTCAGTACAGAATGTGGTTCCCCAGCCAGATGGTGACAGCTCTAAAGTGAAAGTCAAAGTGCGCGTCAACATCCACGGCATCTTCAGCGTGTCCGGCGCTTCTCTGATTGAGAAGCAGAAAGGAGAGGGCGAGGACATGCAAACTGATACAGAGCCAGTGGTGCAGaatgagagcagagcagaggagCAG ATCAAAATGCAGGTGGATCAGGAAGGCCAAACCCAAGGGGAGCCGCAGAATGAGGATGCCAGTTCCAGCAGTAAG GAGGGAGCAGCTGGTGAGAAGCAGGACCCAGCAGCAGGAGGAAGCAAGCCCAAAGTCAAGGTGAAGAGTATCGATCTTCCCATTGTGATCAACAACATTCGACAGCTTGACAGTGACGTCCTTTCTAACTTTGTGGAGTATGAG CGTCAGATGATTATCCAGGACAAACTGGTGAAAGAGCTGAACGACGCAAAGAATGCTGTGGAGGAGTATGTGTATGATCTGCGGGACAAACTTTGTGGGATTTATGAAAAGTACATCACTGAGGGG GACAGCAACCGGCTGACGCTGATGCTGGAGGACACAGAGAAGTGGCTCTATGAGGATGGGGAAGACCAACCCAAACAAGTCTATGAGGAGAAGCTAGATGCACTTAtg AGGTTGGGCCAGCCCATTCAGGACCGGCACAGGGAGCATGAGGACAGGCCGAGAGCATTTGAGGAACTGGGAAAGAAACTGCAACTCTACATGAAGTTTGTAGATTCCTACAAACAGAAG GACGAGCGATTCCTTCATTTGAGTGCAGAGGAAATGAGCACTGTGGAGAAGTGTGTGACTGAAAGCATGGGCTGGATGAACAGCAAGATGAATGCGCAGAGTAAACTTGCTTTAACTCAAGACCCAGTTGTCAAAGTAGCAGACATGATCGCTAAAATCCAG GAGCTGGAGGACATATGTAATCCAGTGATCAACAGGCCAAAGCCCACAGTGGAGGAGGCCCCCGAGGTGAACGACCAAACCAGCGGAGCTCACAACGGCCCGACGGCTAAGCAGGGAGGAGCGGAAGGAAAGAGGGAAGCAAAGGGGAGCCAGCAGACGAAGCCGGGCACAAAAGAGATGGAGGTGGACTGA
- the plk4 gene encoding serine/threonine-protein kinase PLK4, which translates to MSVSIGDKIEDFKVLTLLGKGSFACVYRAKSVKTGLEVAIKTIDKKAMHKAGMVQRVRNEVEIHCRLKHPSILELYNYFEDSNYVYLVLEMCHNGEMSRYLKERKMPFSEDEARHFMDQTVKGMLYLHTHGILHRDLTLSNLLLTSNMNIKIADFGLATQLKLPNEKHFTMCGTPNYISPEVATRSAHGLESDVWSLGCMFYAFLMGRPPFDTDTVKHTLSKVVLGDYEMPTHVSLETQDLIYQLLQKDPAQRPSLSAVLDHPFMTQSLLVRTKELGLGDDGSIDSGIATISTAYTSSTSASSGSRLQKRTKHMIGSALPNRMAPIPSLPRQPNSACFEDGDQWQQQQHPLERFNREGRSRAAHGVESGEPHSRYLRRAHSSDRPMSTSTGSTHAELGRCHSEETLAGIGRPVFPVSSTPHPFSEHGRLPSPPVKQPANSGYFSTETALPPNLQFQDLEGVSNWLNTEASGQRSADSSAHSSRGPLGVHNSWSDKPMSRGANLHPNLHHQLLSNSDSYRENIPGLEFQPPPDRELKLSSTKPSTDKPKKTLRDVIPPLCASRLKPIRQKTKNAVVSILDTGEVCMELLKCQSGQERVKEVLRISCDGSMVTIYQPNGGKGFPVLDCPPAPPEDILICSYEDLPEKYWKKYQYASKFVQLVKSKTPKVTLYTKYAKVMLMENSPNADLEVCFYDGAKTHKTSELVRVVEKSGKSYTVKGEAGLSGLSPECRRYVELSDEGHAMCLSLEAAITAEEQRSTKDVPFFPITIGRRPVSSDAPGSSSAPSHPVPPDTASPPKPPQITPSMISYDGSDFTTASLSKKSSPVRQDLIQSTGKVVKSIFVPNVGWASQLTSGEVWVQFNDGSQLVVQAGVSCITYTCPEGKITRYKENEKLPEHVKEKLHCLSTILGLLASPAARHLQSH; encoded by the exons ATGAGTGTTTCGATCGGAGATAAAATTGAG GACTTCAAGGTCCTCACTCTGCTCGGGAAGGGCTCCTTTGCGTGTGTTTACCGGGCCAAATCGGTGAAGACTGGTCTGGAGGTTGCCATCAAAACG ATTGACAAAAAAGCAATGCACAAAGCCGGCATGGTCCAACGTGTGAGGAACGAGGTGGAGATTCACTGCCGACTGAAGCATCCTTCCATACTGGAG ctTTACAACTACTTTGAGGACAGCAACTATGTGTATTTAGTGTTGGAGATGTGCCACAATGGAGAGATGAGTCGGTACCTCAAAGAGCGAAAGATGCCTTTCTCTGAAGATGAAG CGAGACATTTCATGGACCAAACAGTGAAAGGGATGCTTTATTTACATACTCATGGGATCTTGCACAGAGACCTGACTTTGTCCAATCTTCTGCTGACCAGCAACATGAACATTAAGATAGCAGACTTTGGCCTGGCCACTCAGCTCAAACTCCCAAATGAAAAGCACTTCACCATGTGTGGCACACCAAACTACATCTCCCCAGAGGTGGCCACTCGCAGCGCCCACGGGCTGGAATCAGATGTTTGGTCACTGGGATGCATGTTCTATGCTTTCCTGATGGGTCGCCCTCCATTTGACACAGACACGGTCAAGCACACTTTGTCCAAAGTGGTTCTCGGGGACTATGAGATGCCTACCCATGTTTCTCTGGAGACTCAGGACCTAATTTATCAGCTGCTGCAGAAAGACCCCGCCCAGCGACCCAGCCTCTCTGCAGTACTGGACCACCCATTCATGACCCAGAGCCTGCTGGTCAGGACCAAAGAGCTGGGGCTTGGGGATGACGGGTCCATTGACAGTGGCATTGCCACCATCTCCACAGCCtacacctcctccacctctgccaGCAGCGGCAGTCGCCTCCAGAAGCGAACCAAGCACATGATAGGCTCTGCTCTGCCTAATCGCATGGCACCCATCCCAAGCCTTCCACGCCAGCCCAACAGTGCCTGTTTTGAGGATGGAGaccagtggcagcagcagcagcatccgcTGGAAAGGTTCAACAGAGAGGGCAGGAGCAGGGCGGCTCATGGTGTAGAAAGCGGAGAGCCTCATTCTCGCTACCTGAGGAGGGCTCACTCTTCAGACCGTCCCATGTCCACTTCAACAGGTTCAACTCATGCTGAGCTGGGGCGATGCCACTCAGAGGAGACTCTGGCTGGTATAGGACGCCCAGTCTTCCCCGTGTCCTCCACTCCACACCCGTTTTCAGAGCACGGAAGACTCCCATCTCCACCTGTCAAGCAGCCAGCAAA TTCTGGGTATTTTTCCACAGAGACCGCACTTCCACCAAATTTGCAATTTCAGGACTTAGAGGGAGTTTCTAATTGGCTCAACACTGAAG CCTCTGGACAGAGGTCCGCAGATAGCAGCGCCCACAGCAGTAGAGGACCTTTAGGTGTTCACAACTCCTGGTCAGATAAGCCCATGAGCCGAGGCGCGAACCTTCACCCCAACCTGCACCACCAGCTTCTTTCCAACTCCGACTCATACAGGGAGAACATCCCTGGATTAGAGTTCCAACCTCCTCCTGACAGAGAGTTAAAGCTCTCTTCAACCAAACCCAGTACAGATAAGCCGAAGAAAACGCTGAGAGACGTAATCCCGCCTCTGTGCGCCTCCCGACTGAAGCCGATCAGACAGAAGACCAAAAATGCTGTT GTGAGCATTTTGGACACGGGTGAAGTTTGTATGGAGCTGTTAAAATGTCAGAGTGGTCAAGAAAGAGTCAAAGAAGTCCTCCGGATTTCCTGTGATGGCTCAATG GTGACGATATACCAGCCTAATGGTGGAAAAGGTTTTCCTGTGCTGGACTGCCCGCCAGCTCCTCCAGAAGATATTCTCATTTGTAGCTACGAGGATCTTCCAG aGAAATACTGGAAAAAGTACCAGTATGCCTCCAAGTTTGTTCAGCTTGTTAAATCCAAGACTCCTAAAGTGACCCTTTACACCAAGTATGCCAAGGTCATGCTGATGGAGAACTCTCCTAACGCGGACCTGGAAGTTTGCTTTTATGATG GCGCAAAGACCCACAAGACGTCCGAACTTGTGCGAGTGGTGGAGAAGAGCGGGAAATCGTACACTGTGAAGGGCGAGGCGGGGCTGAGCGGCCTGAGCCCCGAGTGCCGGAGGTATGTGGAGCTGTCGGACGAGGGCCACGCCATGTGTTTATCTCTCGAGGCCGCCATCACTGCAGAGGAGCAGCGCAGCACCAAGGACGTCCCTTTCTTCCCCATAACGATTGGCAG GAGACCCGTCAGCTCAGACGCTCCAGGCTCATCGTCTGCGCCCTCGCACCCGGTTCCTCCAGATACAGCATCACCTCCTAAACCTCCACAAATCACTCCTTCG ATGATTTCCTACGATGGGTCTGACTTCACCACAGCCAGCCTGAGTAAGAAAAGCTCCCCAGTGCGACAGGACCTCATCCAGAGCACAGGAAAGGTGGTCAAGTCGATATTTGTGCCAAATGTTGGATGGGCGTCCCAG CTGACGAGCGGAGAGGTTTGGGTGCAGTTCAACGATGGTTCTCAGCTGGTGGTTCAGGCAGGAGTTTCCTGCATCACCTACACGTGTCCAGAAGGGAAGATCACCAG GTATAAGGAGAACGAGAAGTTGCCCGAGCACGTTAAGGAAAAGCTTCACTGTCTCTCGACCATTCTCGGCCTGTTGGCGAGCCCGGCAGCGCGTCACCTGCAGTCCCATTAA